One segment of Massilia sp. Se16.2.3 DNA contains the following:
- a CDS encoding ATP-binding protein: MQFDAEGKPVRLRGVTVDVTERYQAEFELRESNRKKDEFLAMLAHELRNPLAPISTAAEMLRLTAPSDARTRKASEVISRQVKHMTALVDDLLDVSRVTRGLVDLEKEPVDIKAAVASAVEQARPLIEVRHHHLTIRTDASPATVLGDRTRLVQVIANLLNNAAKYTPQNGEITLAVAVLEKGDGGAGARVEISVADNGIGIEPKLLPQIFELFTQAERTPDRAQGGLGIGLALVKTLVALHGGSVGAASDGPGSGSTFTITLPAIDAARLGTTASSIDPQAANAVPTRIMIVDDNVDAAESLAELLGAQGHRVEVHAHPREAIARAREAPPEVFILDIGLPEMDGYELARRLRADPATGGALFIALTGYGQAHDRILSKSSGFEHHFVKPMDTDRLAQVLAGVRGRSRP; encoded by the coding sequence GTGCAGTTCGATGCCGAGGGCAAGCCGGTGCGCCTGCGCGGCGTGACGGTCGACGTCACCGAGCGCTACCAGGCCGAATTCGAACTGCGCGAATCGAACCGCAAGAAGGACGAGTTCCTCGCCATGCTCGCGCACGAGCTGCGCAATCCGCTGGCGCCGATCAGCACCGCCGCCGAGATGCTGCGCCTGACCGCCCCAAGCGACGCCCGCACCAGGAAAGCGAGCGAAGTCATCAGCCGCCAGGTCAAGCACATGACGGCCCTGGTCGACGACCTGCTGGACGTGTCGCGGGTGACGCGCGGCCTGGTCGACCTGGAGAAGGAACCGGTCGACATCAAGGCGGCGGTGGCCAGCGCCGTGGAACAGGCCCGTCCCCTGATCGAGGTGCGCCACCACCATCTGACGATCCGCACCGACGCCTCCCCGGCGACCGTGCTGGGCGACCGCACGCGCCTGGTGCAGGTGATCGCCAACCTCCTCAACAACGCGGCCAAGTACACGCCCCAGAACGGCGAGATCACGCTGGCCGTCGCGGTGCTGGAGAAGGGCGATGGCGGCGCAGGCGCGCGGGTAGAGATCAGCGTGGCCGACAATGGCATCGGCATCGAGCCCAAGCTGCTGCCGCAGATTTTCGAGCTGTTCACCCAGGCCGAGCGCACGCCCGACCGCGCGCAAGGGGGCCTCGGCATCGGCCTGGCGCTGGTGAAGACCCTGGTGGCGCTGCATGGCGGCAGCGTGGGCGCGGCCAGCGATGGCCCGGGCAGCGGCAGCACGTTTACGATCACGCTGCCCGCGATCGACGCCGCCCGCCTGGGCACGACGGCAAGCAGCATCGACCCGCAAGCGGCCAATGCCGTGCCGACCCGTATCATGATCGTCGACGACAATGTCGATGCCGCGGAGTCGCTGGCGGAGCTGCTGGGAGCGCAGGGCCACCGGGTCGAGGTGCACGCCCATCCGCGCGAGGCCATCGCGCGCGCGCGTGAAGCGCCACCCGAGGTCTTCATCCTCGACATCGGCCTGCCCGAGATGGACGGCTACGAACTGGCGCGCCGCCTGCGCGCGGACCCCGCCACCGGCGGCGCGCTGTTCATCGCGCTGACCGGCTA
- a CDS encoding DUF6151 family protein produces the protein MDIQLRCKCGKLRGSVDANRVVARAVCYCRDCQAFARFLKKEGEVLDAAGGTEVEATRPSGVRLTSGLEHLACMSLSPRGIYRWYASCCGTPIGNTPRDAKVAYVGLVRACLMEAPEVLDRQLGRKRFAANTKSAHGPVPSTPLGLALAVVKIGSMITAARLGGGYRDNPFFDAGEAPVRVPRVLSREERAAVTP, from the coding sequence ATGGACATTCAGTTGCGGTGCAAGTGCGGCAAGCTGCGCGGAAGCGTGGACGCGAACAGGGTCGTGGCGCGGGCCGTGTGTTATTGCAGGGATTGCCAGGCCTTCGCGCGTTTCCTGAAGAAGGAGGGGGAGGTACTCGATGCGGCCGGTGGAACCGAGGTCGAGGCGACGCGGCCGTCAGGGGTGCGCCTGACGAGCGGGCTGGAGCACCTGGCGTGCATGTCGCTCAGTCCGCGCGGGATCTATCGCTGGTATGCGTCCTGCTGCGGGACACCGATCGGGAATACGCCGCGCGATGCGAAAGTGGCGTATGTCGGGCTGGTGCGGGCCTGCCTGATGGAAGCGCCCGAGGTGCTGGACCGGCAACTGGGGCGCAAGCGCTTCGCCGCGAATACGAAATCGGCGCACGGTCCCGTGCCATCGACGCCGCTCGGGCTCGCGCTGGCGGTGGTCAAGATCGGCAGCATGATCACGGCCGCGCGGCTCGGCGGCGGCTATCGCGACAATCCTTTCTTCGATGCGGGCGAGGCGCCGGTGCGGGTGCCGCGGGTGCTGTCGCGCGAGGAGCGGGCGGCGGTCACGCCCTAG
- the rnhB gene encoding ribonuclease HII has translation MSKKRVNFYPGLPPRLRPFTDLDIVCGVDEAGRGPLAGPVFAAAVILDPKRPIEGLRDSKKLTEARRDELAPQIREHALAWAICQASCEEIDTLNILHATMLAMRRAVEALQLVPTIALIDGNRCPPMDVKAHAVIEGDDKCHAISAASILAKTARDAELVRLHAAYPQYCFDQHKGYSTALHLERLRLHGPSPVHRRSFAPVRSLLQVDLFAPAPGDAFGEPAPAAALLEAPTQAQTA, from the coding sequence ATGAGCAAGAAGCGCGTCAATTTCTATCCCGGCCTGCCGCCGCGGCTGCGGCCGTTCACCGACCTCGACATCGTCTGCGGTGTCGACGAGGCCGGCCGTGGTCCGCTGGCCGGGCCCGTGTTCGCCGCCGCCGTCATCCTCGACCCGAAGCGGCCGATCGAGGGCCTGCGCGATTCCAAGAAGCTGACGGAAGCGCGCCGCGACGAGCTGGCACCGCAAATCCGGGAGCACGCCCTGGCCTGGGCGATCTGCCAGGCCAGCTGCGAAGAGATCGACACGCTCAACATCCTGCACGCGACCATGCTGGCGATGCGCCGCGCGGTCGAGGCCTTGCAACTAGTGCCGACGATTGCCCTGATCGACGGCAACCGCTGCCCGCCGATGGACGTCAAGGCCCATGCCGTGATCGAAGGCGACGACAAGTGCCACGCCATCTCGGCGGCCTCGATCCTGGCCAAGACGGCCCGCGACGCCGAACTGGTGCGCCTGCACGCCGCCTATCCGCAGTACTGCTTCGACCAGCACAAGGGCTACTCCACCGCCCTGCACCTGGAGCGCCTGCGCCTGCACGGCCCGTCGCCGGTGCACCGCCGCTCCTTCGCGCCGGTGCGCAGCCTGCTGCAGGTGGACCTGTTCGCGCCGGCGCCTGGCGATGCCTTCGGCGAGCCGGCGCCCGCCGCGGCGCTGCTGGAAGCGCCGACTCAAGCGCAGACTGCATGA
- the lpxB gene encoding lipid-A-disaccharide synthase, protein MASSADMGPKEVSLALVAGEVSGDMLAARLMAGLRPQLPGVRFHGIGGPRMIEQGMVSDVPLDTLTVRNLLEIIPRYRELKGIQNRLRDRLLAERPAAFIGADYPGFNLGLEEQLRAKGIPTVHFVGPQIWAWRGGRIKKIQRAVSHMLVIFPFEEKIYQDAGVPVTYIGHPLAETIPLAPDTVAARAALGLAPDARVVTIMPGSRMSELKHLTVPFIGAARLLAQRDPALRFVVPMAGEKQRALFTELLAQEGLGDVPLTLVDQDSHRAIAAADTVLAASGTATLEVALFKKPMVVAYKVKRLEWEIMRHMGYQPWIGLPNILAREFLVPELLQHAVTPAALADAVWAQLNDTALRDRLAARFLDMHHSLLRNSAQESAEAVLRVIGART, encoded by the coding sequence GTGGCATCGTCCGCTGACATGGGACCAAAGGAAGTCTCGCTGGCGCTGGTGGCCGGCGAGGTCTCCGGCGACATGCTCGCCGCCCGCCTGATGGCGGGGCTGCGTCCCCAGCTCCCCGGCGTACGCTTCCATGGCATCGGCGGGCCGCGCATGATCGAGCAGGGGATGGTATCGGATGTCCCGCTCGACACGCTCACGGTACGCAACCTGCTGGAAATCATTCCCCGCTACCGCGAACTGAAAGGCATCCAGAACCGGCTGCGCGACCGCCTGCTGGCGGAACGCCCGGCGGCCTTCATCGGTGCCGACTACCCGGGCTTCAACCTCGGCCTGGAAGAACAGCTGCGCGCCAAGGGCATCCCGACCGTACACTTCGTCGGCCCGCAGATCTGGGCCTGGCGGGGAGGGCGCATCAAGAAGATCCAGCGCGCCGTGTCGCACATGCTGGTGATCTTCCCCTTCGAGGAAAAAATCTACCAGGACGCCGGCGTGCCGGTGACCTATATCGGCCACCCGCTGGCCGAGACGATTCCGCTCGCACCCGATACGGTCGCCGCGCGCGCCGCCTTGGGGCTGGCACCTGACGCACGTGTCGTGACGATCATGCCCGGCAGCCGGATGAGCGAACTGAAGCACCTGACGGTGCCCTTCATCGGTGCCGCGCGCCTGCTCGCCCAGCGCGATCCGGCTTTGCGCTTCGTCGTGCCGATGGCGGGAGAGAAGCAGCGTGCGCTGTTCACCGAACTGCTCGCGCAGGAGGGCTTGGGCGACGTGCCATTGACGCTGGTCGACCAGGACTCGCACCGGGCGATCGCGGCAGCCGATACCGTGCTGGCCGCCTCGGGCACGGCCACGCTGGAGGTGGCGCTGTTCAAGAAGCCGATGGTAGTCGCCTACAAGGTCAAGCGCCTGGAGTGGGAAATCATGCGCCACATGGGCTACCAGCCCTGGATCGGCCTGCCGAATATCCTGGCACGCGAATTCCTCGTGCCCGAATTGCTTCAGCATGCCGTGACCCCCGCCGCGCTGGCCGATGCCGTCTGGGCGCAACTGAACGATACGGCGCTGCGCGACCGCCTGGCGGCGCGTTTCCTCGACATGCACCATAGCCTCTTGCGCAACAGTGCGCAGGAGAGCGCCGAGGCCGTGCTGCGCGTGATCGGCGCGCGCACTTAG
- the lpxA gene encoding acyl-ACP--UDP-N-acetylglucosamine O-acyltransferase, whose translation MSNAVPKIHQSAIVDPKAELDSSVEVGPYSIIGPNVRIGAGTVVGPHVVIEGHTTIGENNKFFQFCSIGAAPQDKKWKGEPTRLEIGSDNTIREFVTMNLGTAQDEGVTRLGDDNWISAYVHLAHDCQVGSHTIFSNNAQLAGHVHVGDHAILSGYAGVHQFCKIGAHAFIGMYTSLTQDVPPFVLVSGNPAGARGVNIEGLKRRGFSRSQIDGIRSAYKLIYRSNLTLEEAKAALGQEELALPDAAGGIRAMRDFLGIASRGIVR comes from the coding sequence ATGAGCAACGCAGTACCGAAGATTCACCAGAGCGCGATCGTCGACCCGAAGGCCGAGCTGGACAGCTCGGTCGAGGTCGGCCCGTACTCGATCATCGGTCCGAACGTGCGCATCGGCGCCGGGACCGTCGTCGGTCCGCACGTCGTCATCGAAGGCCACACGACGATCGGCGAGAATAACAAGTTCTTCCAGTTCTGCTCCATCGGCGCCGCGCCCCAGGACAAGAAGTGGAAGGGCGAACCGACGCGCCTGGAAATCGGCAGCGACAACACGATTCGCGAATTCGTCACCATGAACCTGGGCACGGCCCAGGACGAAGGCGTGACGCGCCTGGGCGACGACAACTGGATCTCGGCCTACGTCCACCTGGCCCACGACTGCCAGGTCGGCAGCCACACGATCTTCTCGAACAACGCGCAGCTGGCCGGCCACGTGCACGTCGGCGACCACGCCATCCTGTCCGGCTATGCCGGCGTGCACCAGTTCTGCAAGATCGGCGCCCATGCCTTCATCGGCATGTACACCAGCCTGACCCAGGACGTGCCGCCTTTCGTGCTCGTCTCCGGCAACCCGGCCGGCGCGCGCGGCGTGAACATCGAGGGCCTGAAGCGCCGCGGTTTCTCGCGCAGCCAGATCGACGGCATCCGCAGCGCCTATAAACTGATCTACCGTTCCAACCTGACCCTGGAAGAAGCCAAGGCCGCGCTCGGGCAGGAAGAACTGGCCTTGCCGGATGCCGCCGGCGGTATCCGTGCCATGCGCGACTTTCTCGGCATCGCCAGCCGTGGCATCGTCCGCTGA
- the fabZ gene encoding 3-hydroxyacyl-ACP dehydratase FabZ, with the protein MTTSEKRTLGITEIKEYLPHRYPLLLVDRVLDVEVGKRITAIKNVTVNEEFFNGHFPHQPVMPGVLMIEAMAQTAAILSFMTMDVKPDENSVVYFVGIDNARFKRPVGPGDQLVMDVEILRVSRGIWKYKAVASVDGKVAVEGELMCTIRANENSAAAPAAAAGQ; encoded by the coding sequence ATGACCACATCTGAAAAGCGCACCCTCGGCATCACCGAAATCAAGGAATACCTGCCGCACCGCTACCCGCTGCTGCTGGTGGACCGCGTGCTCGACGTCGAGGTCGGCAAGCGCATCACCGCCATCAAGAACGTCACCGTCAACGAAGAATTCTTCAATGGCCACTTCCCGCACCAGCCGGTCATGCCGGGCGTCCTGATGATCGAGGCGATGGCCCAGACGGCCGCCATCCTGTCGTTCATGACGATGGATGTGAAGCCCGACGAAAACTCGGTGGTGTATTTCGTCGGCATCGACAATGCGCGCTTCAAGCGTCCGGTCGGGCCTGGCGACCAGCTGGTGATGGATGTCGAGATCCTGCGCGTATCGCGCGGCATCTGGAAATACAAGGCGGTCGCCAGCGTCGACGGCAAGGTCGCCGTCGAGGGCGAGCTGATGTGCACGATCCGGGCAAACGAGAATTCGGCGGCAGCGCCGGCAGCGGCAGCGGGGCAGTAA
- the lpxD gene encoding UDP-3-O-(3-hydroxymyristoyl)glucosamine N-acyltransferase, whose product MRLRDLVERFGGQLVGDPDLVVSAIAPLDSAGPGQISFLSNSKLRALAGQSAAAALILSPLDDPSVAATYSGSRIVTTNPYAYFARAAQYFLSLEETAPAAGVHPSAVVDPSAQVDPSAHIGPFVTIEAGAVVKAGAVIEHGCFIGKDAMVGEGTHFFANVTFHRKCVIGARGIVHSGAVIGGDGFGFAVEAGVYIKIPQTGRVVIGDDVDIGSNTSIDRGALADTVIENGVKLDNQIQIGHNCHIGAHTAMAGCVGVAGSAKIGSRCTFGGAAMVLGHLEIADNVHISSGSMVSRSVLEPGQYTGFYPLAKNAEWEKSAAIVRNLNTMRDKIRALEKTIRTITEEK is encoded by the coding sequence GTGCGCCTGCGGGACCTGGTCGAGCGCTTCGGCGGCCAGCTGGTCGGCGACCCCGACCTCGTCGTCAGCGCGATCGCCCCGCTCGACAGCGCCGGTCCCGGCCAGATCAGCTTCCTCTCCAACAGCAAGCTGCGCGCGCTGGCCGGCCAGAGCGCGGCCGCCGCGCTGATCCTGTCGCCGCTGGACGATCCGTCGGTCGCCGCCACCTACAGCGGCAGCCGCATCGTCACCACCAACCCGTATGCCTATTTTGCGCGCGCGGCCCAGTACTTCCTCTCGCTCGAAGAAACGGCGCCCGCCGCCGGCGTGCACCCGAGCGCAGTCGTCGACCCGAGCGCGCAGGTGGACCCCTCGGCCCACATCGGCCCCTTCGTCACCATCGAGGCGGGCGCGGTCGTGAAAGCCGGCGCCGTCATCGAGCATGGCTGCTTCATCGGCAAGGACGCCATGGTCGGCGAAGGCACGCACTTCTTTGCCAACGTCACCTTCCACCGCAAGTGCGTCATCGGCGCGCGCGGCATCGTCCACTCGGGCGCGGTGATCGGCGGCGACGGCTTCGGCTTCGCAGTGGAAGCGGGCGTCTACATCAAGATCCCGCAGACCGGGCGCGTCGTCATCGGCGACGACGTCGACATCGGCTCGAATACCTCCATCGACCGCGGCGCACTGGCCGACACGGTCATCGAAAACGGCGTCAAGCTCGACAACCAGATCCAGATCGGCCACAACTGCCACATCGGCGCACACACGGCCATGGCCGGCTGCGTCGGCGTGGCCGGCAGCGCGAAGATCGGCAGCCGCTGCACCTTCGGTGGCGCGGCGATGGTGCTGGGGCACCTGGAAATCGCCGACAATGTCCATATCTCCTCGGGCAGCATGGTCTCGCGCTCGGTGCTCGAGCCGGGGCAGTACACCGGTTTCTACCCGCTCGCCAAGAACGCCGAGTGGGAAAAGTCGGCGGCCATCGTGCGTAACCTGAACACCATGCGCGACAAGATCCGCGCGCTGGAAAAAACCATCCGAACGATCACAGAAGAAAAATGA
- a CDS encoding OmpH family outer membrane protein has product MLKTLIATLPRTLVLAAVISAPLASLPAAAQTGPSRIGFVYTERLMTESKMAKAADAKIQAEFSKRQKTTEEMVAKFKQMSEKFDADAPRLSDIERTRRARELFDMEKDVQRMQREFQEDLFQRKSEERAAIAQKAYKMIEQIAEQEKLDAVLQEAAWSSPRIDITDKILKLLDK; this is encoded by the coding sequence ATGTTGAAAACCCTGATTGCCACGCTGCCACGCACCCTGGTGCTGGCGGCCGTGATTTCCGCTCCGCTGGCCTCGCTGCCGGCCGCGGCGCAGACGGGACCGAGCCGCATCGGTTTCGTCTACACCGAACGCCTGATGACCGAGTCGAAGATGGCCAAGGCGGCCGACGCCAAGATCCAGGCCGAGTTCTCCAAGCGCCAGAAGACGACCGAAGAGATGGTGGCCAAGTTCAAGCAGATGAGCGAGAAGTTCGACGCCGACGCGCCGCGCCTGTCGGACATCGAACGCACCCGCCGCGCGCGCGAACTGTTCGACATGGAAAAGGACGTGCAGCGCATGCAGCGCGAGTTCCAGGAAGACCTGTTCCAGCGCAAGAGCGAGGAACGCGCCGCCATCGCCCAGAAGGCCTACAAGATGATCGAGCAGATCGCCGAGCAGGAAAAACTCGACGCCGTGCTGCAGGAAGCGGCGTGGTCGAGCCCGCGCATCGACATTACCGACAAGATCCTGAAACTGCTGGACAAGTAA
- the bamA gene encoding outer membrane protein assembly factor BamA, producing the protein MKSQPDRFALPFIRRSLIGAAVLALCAGPALAVNPFVVKDIRIEGIQRTEAGTVFSYLPVRVGETFDDDKSIVAIKALYATGFFKDIRLEEENGVLVVLVEERPAIAAVDFTGTKEFEKDMLVKALRDIGVGETKIYDKAAVDRAEQELKRQYLSHGLYGVKITTTITPIERNRVNVMFNVDEGDVARIAQISIVGNKVFSDKELREQLQLDTSGWFTWYTKADQYSKTKLTGDLEAIQSFYLDRGYLEAKVESTQVSISPDKKDIYLTINITEGEKYTVSSVKLEGETFGREEELRQLILLQPGKTYSGALQEASNKRIADRLGSFGYAFANVNANPELNREKREVAFTFFVDPGKRAYVRHMNIAGNTVTRDEVIRREFRQFEGAWYDANKVKLSRDRVDRLSYFKEVKVDTPESPGTNDQVDVNLTVEERPTGNFMVGGSFSQAEKFTFTASVQQANFAGSGQTVGIDLNTSKYSRTIAFSNTNPYFTDDGISRAFQVYLRTTSPPLENIGSYTVRQTGGNLTFGVPFSETDTVYFGVGLERTSLTTDTSSPTLYREFVAQNGGNNTVGDPFYGVGTGKSISIPLTVAWGRDSRDSALTPSIGRYQRANVEVDAIGDAKYYRLVYEHQWYRPLTSWMTLALRGEFDYGKGIGGNAYPVFKNFYAGGIGSVRGFESSTLGVVDPRYGDAIGGSKRVIGNVELQFPFPGSSKDRSLRWFTFADGGQVYQEKSKIMLGELRYSAGIGLSWISPVGPLRLSYAKPLNAKPGDRLERFQFQMGTGF; encoded by the coding sequence ATGAAATCACAACCAGATCGTTTTGCCCTGCCGTTCATTCGCCGCAGCCTGATCGGTGCGGCCGTGCTGGCCCTGTGCGCCGGCCCGGCGCTCGCCGTCAATCCGTTTGTCGTCAAGGACATCCGGATCGAAGGCATCCAGCGTACCGAAGCCGGCACCGTGTTCAGCTACCTGCCGGTGCGCGTGGGCGAGACCTTCGACGACGACAAGAGCATTGTCGCCATCAAGGCGCTGTACGCCACCGGCTTCTTCAAGGACATCCGCCTCGAGGAAGAGAACGGCGTGCTGGTCGTGCTGGTCGAGGAGCGTCCGGCGATCGCCGCGGTCGACTTCACCGGCACCAAGGAATTCGAGAAGGACATGCTAGTCAAGGCCCTGCGCGACATCGGCGTGGGCGAAACCAAGATCTACGACAAGGCGGCCGTCGACCGCGCCGAACAGGAACTCAAGCGCCAGTACCTGTCGCATGGCCTGTACGGCGTGAAGATCACGACCACCATCACGCCGATCGAGCGTAACCGCGTGAACGTCATGTTCAACGTCGACGAAGGCGACGTCGCGCGCATCGCGCAGATCAGCATCGTCGGCAACAAGGTCTTCTCGGACAAGGAACTGCGCGAGCAGCTGCAGCTCGACACCTCGGGCTGGTTCACCTGGTACACCAAGGCCGACCAGTATTCGAAGACCAAGCTGACCGGCGACCTCGAAGCGATCCAGTCCTTCTACCTCGACCGCGGCTACCTGGAAGCGAAGGTCGAATCGACCCAGGTGTCGATCTCGCCGGACAAGAAGGACATCTACCTCACCATCAACATCACCGAAGGCGAGAAGTACACCGTCTCGAGCGTGAAGCTCGAAGGCGAGACCTTCGGACGCGAGGAAGAGCTGCGCCAGCTGATCCTGCTCCAGCCGGGCAAGACCTATTCCGGCGCGCTGCAGGAAGCGAGCAACAAGCGCATCGCCGACCGCCTCGGCTCCTTCGGCTACGCCTTCGCCAACGTCAACGCCAACCCGGAACTCAACCGCGAGAAGCGCGAAGTGGCCTTCACCTTCTTCGTCGATCCGGGCAAGCGCGCCTACGTGCGCCACATGAACATCGCCGGCAACACCGTCACCCGCGACGAAGTGATCCGCCGCGAGTTCCGCCAGTTCGAAGGCGCCTGGTACGACGCCAACAAGGTCAAGCTCTCGCGCGACCGCGTCGACCGCCTGAGCTACTTCAAGGAAGTGAAGGTCGATACGCCCGAGTCCCCGGGCACCAACGACCAGGTCGACGTCAACCTGACGGTCGAGGAACGCCCGACCGGCAACTTCATGGTCGGCGGCTCGTTCTCGCAGGCCGAGAAATTCACCTTCACGGCATCGGTCCAGCAGGCCAACTTCGCCGGCAGCGGCCAGACCGTCGGCATCGACCTGAATACCTCGAAGTACAGCCGCACGATCGCGTTCTCGAACACGAACCCGTACTTCACCGACGACGGCATCTCGCGCGCCTTCCAGGTCTACCTGCGCACCACCAGCCCGCCACTGGAGAACATCGGTTCCTATACCGTGCGCCAGACCGGGGGCAACCTGACCTTCGGCGTGCCGTTCTCGGAAACCGACACGGTCTACTTCGGCGTGGGCCTCGAACGCACCTCGCTGACCACCGACACCAGCAGCCCGACCCTTTACCGTGAATTCGTGGCACAAAACGGCGGCAACAACACGGTGGGCGACCCCTTCTACGGCGTCGGCACCGGCAAGAGCATCTCGATCCCGCTGACCGTGGCCTGGGGCCGCGACAGCCGCGACAGCGCGCTGACCCCGAGCATCGGCCGCTACCAGCGTGCCAACGTCGAGGTCGACGCCATCGGCGACGCGAAGTACTACCGACTGGTGTACGAACACCAGTGGTATCGTCCGCTCACCAGCTGGATGACGCTGGCCCTGCGCGGCGAGTTCGACTACGGCAAGGGCATCGGCGGCAACGCCTATCCGGTGTTCAAGAACTTCTACGCCGGCGGCATCGGCTCGGTGCGCGGCTTCGAAAGCTCGACCCTGGGCGTGGTCGACCCGCGCTACGGCGACGCAATCGGCGGGTCCAAGCGCGTCATCGGCAACGTCGAGCTGCAGTTCCCCTTCCCGGGCAGCAGCAAGGACCGCAGCCTGCGCTGGTTCACCTTCGCCGACGGCGGCCAGGTGTACCAGGAGAAGTCGAAGATCATGCTCGGCGAGCTGCGCTACTCGGCCGGTATCGGCCTGTCCTGGATTTCGCCTGTCGGTCCGCTGCGCTTGAGTTATGCTAAGCCCCTGAACGCGAAGCCGGGCGACAGGCTCGAACGCTTCCAGTTCCAGATGGGCACGGGCTTCTGA
- the rseP gene encoding RIP metalloprotease RseP — MELIKTVAAFLLAPGPLIVFHELGHYWVARACGVKVLRFSLGMGKVVWSRRFGPDQTEWAVSALPLGGYVQMLDSRDPSSAPKDERDAARDFMRQNVWKRIAIVAAGPVANFLLAIVLFAALFMHGSEEPGTRLRATTPGTPAFVAGLRGGDAITAVNGEPVATWSDLRWQMTHLALDKGAAKLSVRGANGGQYAATIPAGEIAKTNPDSDVMAALGLDFWVGMPIVDRAIEGGAGARAGLQPGDVVLGADGKSFAHAVDFVDAVRAAPNRSMQLQVRRGGTVLTLPLTPALDAKGQGVAAVQLAPALERVTVQSGPVEAFAKGAARTWEMTALTFKMIGKIATGQASLKNVTGPIAIADYAGQTARMGLATFLGFIAVVSVSLGVMNLLPIPVLDGGHLLYYSLEVLTGRPLSERIQGFAQRAGVALLFMLMALAIFNDLSQRL, encoded by the coding sequence ATGGAACTGATCAAGACCGTCGCGGCCTTCCTGCTGGCCCCGGGCCCGCTCATCGTCTTCCACGAGCTCGGCCACTACTGGGTCGCGCGCGCCTGCGGCGTCAAGGTGCTGCGCTTTTCCCTCGGCATGGGCAAGGTCGTCTGGTCGCGCCGCTTCGGCCCGGACCAGACCGAGTGGGCGGTGTCGGCGCTGCCGCTGGGCGGCTATGTGCAAATGCTCGACAGCCGCGATCCGAGCAGCGCGCCGAAGGACGAGCGCGACGCCGCGCGCGACTTCATGCGCCAGAATGTGTGGAAGCGCATCGCCATCGTCGCTGCCGGCCCGGTCGCCAACTTCCTGCTCGCCATCGTCCTGTTCGCCGCGCTGTTCATGCACGGCAGCGAGGAGCCGGGCACGCGCCTGCGCGCCACCACTCCGGGCACGCCGGCCTTTGTCGCCGGCCTGCGCGGGGGCGACGCGATCACCGCCGTCAACGGCGAGCCGGTCGCGACCTGGTCCGACCTGCGCTGGCAGATGACCCACCTGGCGCTGGACAAGGGCGCGGCGAAGCTGAGCGTACGCGGCGCCAACGGCGGCCAGTACGCGGCGACGATACCCGCGGGCGAGATCGCGAAGACCAATCCCGACAGCGATGTGATGGCCGCGCTCGGCCTGGACTTCTGGGTCGGCATGCCGATCGTCGACCGCGCGATCGAGGGCGGTGCCGGTGCCCGCGCCGGCCTGCAGCCGGGCGACGTGGTGCTCGGCGCCGACGGCAAGTCCTTTGCCCACGCGGTCGACTTCGTGGACGCGGTGCGCGCCGCGCCGAACCGCAGCATGCAGCTGCAGGTGCGCCGTGGGGGCACCGTGTTGACGCTGCCGCTCACGCCGGCGCTTGACGCGAAAGGGCAGGGCGTCGCCGCCGTGCAGCTGGCACCGGCCCTCGAGCGCGTCACGGTGCAGTCCGGTCCGGTCGAAGCGTTCGCGAAGGGCGCTGCGCGCACCTGGGAAATGACGGCGCTGACCTTCAAGATGATCGGCAAGATCGCCACCGGCCAGGCTTCGCTGAAGAACGTCACCGGTCCGATCGCGATCGCCGACTATGCCGGACAGACAGCGCGCATGGGCCTCGCCACGTTTTTGGGGTTTATCGCGGTGGTCAGCGTGAGCCTGGGTGTAATGAATCTGTTACCAATTCCAGTGCTGGACGGTGGCCATTTGCTGTATTATTCGCTGGAAGTTTTGACCGGGCGTCCCCTGTCCGAGCGCATCCAGGGATTCGCTCAGCGAGCAGGGGTGGCCCTGCTGTTCATGCTGATGGCGCTCGCCATCTTCAATGACCTGTCGCAGCGGCTGTAG